The following is a genomic window from Bacillus sp. V2I10.
TATGAATACCTTGCTCTTGGGTACCAAGGGAAATTGAGATACTGGCAATACGCCCCAGCGCAACATGTTAACAAAAGAATGAAATTGTATTTCCATACGAAATAAAAACCCCTCTCGTTTAGGAGAAGGGAAAGCATATTTCAGCTTTTATTAAAGAATAGCATTTTCAGCATTTATATAACCTGCACCATAAACATTCGGATCTCTGTCTTTCCATAAATCTGCCCCATTTTTTAATAAGCTCTTTACTTCTTGGGGGGTTAAGTTAGGATTATTTTGCAGAATCAGTGCCGCTATTCCTGCACAGATCGGTGTTGCCATTGATGTCCCGGATAATACGAAATATTGAGAGCCGACTCGATTTGATTTCTGTAACTTGTCTAGATAAGAATTTGGTGAACGTAATGATACGATATTTACACCCGGTGCTAGTATATCGGGTTTTACATTCCCATAAATCGTAGGCCCCCTGCTTGAAAAACTTGCTACATCATCATCTGTTCTACTTTCAGCTGAGTCTCTGTCATCCAGCGCGCCAACTGTAATAACCTGATCGCTTATTCCTGGACTCGCAATGGTTTGACCCTCTGGGCCCTCGTTTCCTGCAGCAACACATACGACAATTCCTTTTGCCCAAGCTGCTTCTACAATTTGAACCATCGGATCATCATTTTCATTGTTGTACTGCTGTGCGGCTGCACCTAAAGACATGCTGATGATATGAATTTTCCGATCAGGATTTTGTTCATTATAATCGATGCACCACTGCACGCCTTGCATGACGGTCTCTAATGAACCAGATCCTAACTTATCCAATACTTTTACCCCGATGACATTAGCTTTTAGAGCTGGTCCACTATAAACCCCAGAAGAAGCGGAGCCATCTGCAGCCGCATCACCCGCACAATGTGTACCATGTCCATTATCATCATAAGGCTCCGTCTTTTGATTTATCAAATCTACGAATCCTGTAATCCTTCCAGAAAGATCTTGATGGGGATAAATACCTGTATCAATAATGGCTATCGTGATTCCTTCACCCGTTATAGTTGTCCCATTTCTAATCACATTTTTAGCATTAGCTGAAGGGACAGCGACATCTAACAAGGCCCTCACTTCACGATTTAAATAGATTTTTTTAACGTGGTTACAGCTTGTGAGCAGCTCATCCAGTACTGATGGTGTAATCTCTGCACTGCAGCAAGAAATGACAGAAAACTGATTTCTAATCTGACATCTTCTTTGATTCGTAAAAATATGATCGACTTCTGAGCACCCCTCTTCAAAACAATCTTTCTCAAATTCGATAATGACAGACATTTTCTTATTCTTTTTAATATACCCTTCTAAAATGTTATGCAAAAAACAAGGTGTCCACTTAAACGGTTTATATAAATTTAATACTTTCTCACGCAAAGACTTATCTAATTTATGAGAATGTGAACGAACAGTCTGTACCATAGAATATCCAAACAAATAAAAAACCTCCTTGAACTAAGATGTTATATTCTATGAAATGTAAAAGGAACAGGAACGGTAATTGTCCACATTCTATTAAATTTGTACAATAAAAAAGTGAAAATCTCTGGATTTTCACTAAAAATTTTTTATATATTTTCTTTTTATATTGCTTTGTCAATTGGCCATTTATTATTGATGATTTCTATTTACTCTTTGTTAAACGGCCGATCTCACCACGTGTGGTACATGCTCCTCAAGTTAATTTCCCCTCAAACAGAATCTACTTTAATAGAACAATAAAAAAAGCTTATAGACATGGGACTTTGTCTACAAGCTAAGCCCCTCTCAATTAAGATAAGGCTTTTTTATTTATTCCAAACGCGTTCCAAGTTCAAGGGTACATACACTTTATCTTCGTGGCACGAATAGTGAAGCGATACGACCTTAAGAAAATTGCTTTTCATGACCTCCGACATTTATCTGCGTTCTATTTGTTAAGTGTAGGTTTTAGTATAAAGTTATCCAAGAAAGACTTGGACATAAATTTATTGAGAATACTATGAACTTTTCTACACAATTCACTAAAAAGATGGATTCAGACGCTGGAATTGCTTTTTAAAGGTCAGAAATTAATTGGTCAGTTAAATTATTTCCATAGCAAATAAAAGGGTCTCCCTTTCCGGGAAACCCTTTTATATCAACGTTTATAGGCTTATGACCTATGAGGAATTCGAACCCCCTACCCCTTCCCTGTCAAGGAAATAGCATAGTTGGGTAAGTTCAGGATAATTAATGACAAATCCATTTGTTCCAGTATTTTTCAAACCACCATTCTACTATTTTATGAAACATTAAAAGCATTTGCGGTCAGTTTGGTCAGTTCTAATAAATCATATCGCTACAGAAATCTTAGAAAGAGACCTAAAAGTTCTTAAAGCTGCAAACTTCAAGATTCATGAAGTTAACACTGGCAGCGTAGAAGTCACCGGTTCAATCCCGGTATGCTCCATCAAAAAAAACCCTTGAATATCAAGTTTTTTTTGATTTTATCCAATAGAAGGACCTCTCTAAATTAAGTGTTGTTGACAATTTTAACTCACAAAATACGATTTTGTCGTTTTTACAGATTCTCATCATTCCTATATTTTATATTTAGAAAAGGAACTGATACTGTGAAAATGAACATGACCTATGTATTTGAACTCTATGATGAAAAGAAGTTAAATGAAAGGATATTTAAAGTAATGTATTATGATTCATTAGGAGGTAAATCGAAATTAAATAGGATGTTACTTAGTTCAGTTAATGGAGGATGTTCAATTGAACATTGATATGCATTTGCCCCTTTATTAGAAGGGGTGTGGGGCCCTGGAAAAATTAATTTCATCTAGAACGGGGTGTGGAAACCCTTCCACTATAATTTTTATAAAGATTTGCTATGTATGGAAATCTTTTTTTACTATATTGTTGTATTACTTAAACATTTCATTTTCTAAAATAATCACGGTTTCATTGAAAGGAGTTTTACCAACATGTTTCGTGTTTTCAACTAACCGATAAACATTATCACAGCATTGTTTGGCACCTTTTACTAATAACGGGACACCTATAAAGTCAATTTTCAATCCTCTCGAGAAAAATCCCCCTAATGACATAAGAATTGGAACAGTTGGTGATGTATTGGAGAACACTATTTTTTCATTAATATGAAATTTATTTTGTAGTAGGAAAGTCAATTCTTTTAATGCTGGAACAACAAGCTTGTTTCTTTTCCGTCCAATTGTATACACTGAGTTGCCATCTTCATCGTTCCCGTGAAAAATAATTTTTCCAAAATCCTCTTTCGTTAGTTGGTTGAAATATTTTACATTTAATATCTCTTCCGAAGTTAGTGTTCTTTCTGATTGAGGTAATTGTTTTAAATGATATGCGGCAGCCAAAGCCGTGGTATGTGTACCACCAAAATCATTATAAATATAAATCATAGGAAATCATCATCCTTTATTATTTTATCTATTTTTATTATGGGTATTTATTCCTTGACCGATTCGGTTTATGTAAACTAATTTTGAATAGAGTATAAAGACTTTGGAGTCAGCTATTAAATTATAAACAATCAGTATATCTTCAATAGGTACTTTATTTTTGCTGTCTCTTACATCTTATTTCATTTTGAAAAAATCAACTCATAATTTTATACATATAAGGGATAAGCAAAGACCTAAAAGGTCATTCATAAATTAAGAAAGGGGAATGCCCATGAATAAAAAATGGCTTCTAATACTAACAGGTATATTTTTATCCATTATGATGGCAGTTGGATGTAACGTTGATCCAGATCCGGCAGAAATTTCTGGAGAAGAGCTTGAGGAAGATATAGAAGAGCCTTTCGAAGATCCAGACGGTAATAGAGTAGACGAAAACGTCCAAACCCAGAAGACTAATACAAACAAATCGTAAAATATTTTTTATTGATAACAGATACTAAAAAGCAAAGAGCCAATTCCTTGAAACGCACAAGGGAATGGTGTTATCAAAGTAGCCCGGGTTGGTTGCTGGTGAGACGATGGTGATCTCAAAAGTTATGGTAGCGCCTTCACCTGTCACCACCTATGACGGGGAATGGTTTAGTCCTTCGTTTCAGATAGCGGCTTTTTTATGACATCTGCCTGACCTGCAACGTCAACGTGTGCTGTTTCTTTTTTCACCTTTTTCTTTATTTGTTTCATTTCTTCTATTTGACGTTTTGTAACCGATACTTCATTCACTTGCACAGGGTGTTTGTTTATTTCAACTTCTTCTTCTTTCAGAGGAATTCGAAGTTCCTCCTCATTTCCTGCTTCTATTACCATTTCTTCACGCTTAATCGGAACCGTGAACGTTTTCTGTTCTTCGACGACTTCTTTATGAATCTTTATTTCACCCGTTTGTACACGTTCTTTTTTTATGTCCAGCTGCTCTTCTCGTAATTGAAGCTTTTTTTCTTTATTTTCATTTGTTTTTTCAGATGGTCCGTCGATGTTCCTTTTCTCTTTCATTGTATAAATAATGCCGCCAACGATTGCTCCTAAAACGATTCCTGTTACAACTGTAAAACCTGTTATCCAACCGATTATGCTACCGATTATCGCACCAATAGTAATATACTTTCCCATAGGACCTCCTAAAGTTATTTTTATTTAAAGAGAAGAAAACCTACTTAACTTTTAGTTAAGTAGGTGAGGGAATTAGTCCTCTTTGATAATATCTGTATTACCATGCGATTCAACATCTGCAACTTCTTTACGAAGTACGTCGTGTACTTGTTCTGTTTCCTGAACCGAACGTTTATGAGCAGAGACTTCACCAGTGACGACTGTATGCTTTTCTACATCAATTTTTTCCTCAGTTACTGGAATGTGAACCATCTCTTCTTCTTTAATTGGTTCATCTGTTGGTTCGTGATCAACAGCTCTTTGTTTAATGACGACTTGATCATGGAAAACAGGGACATTCACTGATTGTTCTTCCTCAACAATGTCCTTATGAAGCGTCACATCACCCGTCTCCACCCGGTGTTTGTCGATGTCCAATTCTTCCTCACGAAGATTAACATGTATGTCTTCTGCTGCAAATTCTGTATCGGCATTGCGATCTACTTCACGTACCTTTTTTCGAGTTTCTCCTTCTTTAAAAAAATCAAAAAAGCCCATGCTGATGACCTCCTAAGGGATGTGGATCGTACAATTAGTAATTTTACCTGTGTGAGTGAAAATATGCGCTTGAATTTTGGTGCCTGTTTCAAAAAAGGTTTTGCTAAGCCATTTGGTGTATTTTACATCCAATGAGATATGGTAAAAAGTTTAAAGCCGAATATAGATAAAGAAAATAAAAGAATGGCTATTTTTACAAAAAAGGATGATGAAATTCATATTGCAGATGAAAATAACAACTTAGTAATGCTTCAAAGACGGAATATAAATAGGATCATGTAACGTATGCAATGGTTTTTAAAGTTATTTATGATGTATTAATCCATCAGAGACTTATGATTACTCCTTATTGAAGTAAAGCACTCGTTAGCTTAAGTACAACTCTTCACAAATTCTAATGGTTATTAATATAATTTTTGTTGGAATAAAATGCTGATTGACACAATTATCTTTATTTTCAATTCAATTGTTTAAACTAAAAATTCTTTAGTTACCCAACCTATACAAATCAAAATTACCTTACATAGACTGGATTAATTACATGAAAGTGAGGTGATTAACATGCTAAAATTCTTTAAGGCAAGATTAAAAGGTGAAAATGAAGTCCCTCCTGTTGAAACTAATGCTTTTGGTTTTGCAAAATTTGCAGCTAATAAACAAAGAACTAAGATAAAGTTTGCACTAGAAGTTGAAAACATTGAAAACTTTGTTCAAGCACACATCCACTTTGGTGAACGTGGTAAAAATGGACCTGTAGTAGTGTTCCTTTTTGGTGCTGACTTAGAAACGCTTGAAGAGCAAAATGGTATAACGACAAGAAGAGGCGTTGTTACAGGAATTATTACGGATGACGATATTGTAGAAAATGACGAAGGTATAGAAACTGTAGAAGATTTATTAAAATTCATGGAACAAGAATTAACTTATGCTAATGCTCATACTGAACAAAATCCATCAGGTGAAATTAGAGGTCAAATTGTACCAATTTAAATTTCCACACTGTTAGTTTATTAAGATGATGGCTCAAAAGGTTGCACATAACGAATTTTTTAAGTCATCCTTTTTCTCTATTTATATTAGGTTCTTTCATTAATTTGAAGACTCATTAAAGAAAGATATTAAATGCCCACTATTCAAAATAGGTTCTTTATTAGAATTTTTGATCTAATAAACATTCCAAAGAAAAATTTATTTTTTAAAGGATGAATTACAAAAACCATCTTCCTCTTCTTCTGGAAGGCTCCATTTTAATTAACAAATAGAGAATTCCATAGCAACATCTTTTAAATAATGTGATTTATTATAGCAAATAAGGCAAGTTGCTTCCTTTACTTTTCTGCCTAGTTAGTTGAATAATTTAGATCATTCACACGTAAAAACATCTCAATTGACATGTTTTTCAAGTAGAATCATACGTGATGAATATTTAACACGATTGTAGGGGCAGAATACTATTTTTTGATAAAACCTCTCTTTTAACTTCCTTTTCAGCACAACACTTTTGAAACTCTCCTAAAATAATTTGATACGTTTTGATTGTTTGTTTAGATAAGTTTTGATATTCTCTGTCTTCTTTAAAATCTTGAAAAGCAAATTTTAATAACATAAAAAGACCACTTCCTTCTTATTTTTTAAGAAGGTTAGTGGTCTTAGTTATAAGAAAAGGGTCTAACAGCGACCACTTTCTTACTAAGTTTGCAAAATCCTTGCAAAACCCTTGATACGTATACGCTTGATGACCTGTGAGGGATTCGAACCCTCGACCCCTTCCCTGTCAAGGAAATAAGATAGTTTGGCACGTTCAGGCCAGTGCAGGACAAATCCATTTGCACCGGTATATTTTAAACCATCATTCTACTACTTTATGAAACTTTAAAAGCATCTACAGTCAGTTTGGTCAGTTTTTCGGTCAGTTATATCGCTAAACATTAAGGGTGGCCCTAGTGATTGGAAAGATACTTAATAAATCTGAAGAAAAACTTTGGGGTCATTTAATAAAAGAAGAAAAAACGCCAATTTAATTTTAAGGGGTTCCGTTTTAAAGTTTTTCATTGTAAAAAGGACTAATCTCAATTGTCAGTTGGCTGTTTTCACAAAAAAGGAGATGTGCCATTCGCGCATCTCCTTTTAACTTCATATTTCAATCGTTTTTCAAGCTCTGCTTTCACTTCTTCAAATCCCGGTTACCAAGCAAGGCAAACATGTTTACTTTATTACCTTGGGAGATCAGTTTTTTTCATTTTACTTATATATATCCAACTTATAATTTTTTGAAAATGATGTTTTGTTCCATTCGTAAATTTTCACTTTTTTTCGGCTAAAATGTGGTCAATTATGTGGTCAAAAAGATGATTATTAGATGCGCCCCCAACTTCTTTTAAAACATTCAATAGCAATAACATTATCTGAACAAGTACATTACTCAGACCAGAACTTTAATCGCTGCATGAATATTCCAGAAAAGCCCCCGATTGTTGAATAAGCTCCTTTTGTTACTTCGAAATCAATTAGTCACTTTTTCCGGTACGATATTTAAAATAATTAAATATACCTTTTCATTATTGAATTCACCTACAAAGACGACTTGATGAATCTCTAATGCTTCTCCTTCTTTTAGAGGATGGAGTTCCATCTCCATTTTAATAGCACTTTCAAGCCGTTTTTCAAATGAGAAATCCTCATAATATTTTGCAATTATCCATTCAATAACAATTTGGTTTTGTATACGAATTTTTAATACCCCCTTTTTCCAAAATAATTTACGCAATTCACCACAATTATAGTAAGGATAAGCTATTATCCTCCTCAACTAACGCCCCCGATTGTGGAATATCATTTATGTTGTCTTACTGAAGAAAAGCACCCCGTTACTTGAATAAAATGCTTTTAAGCGTTCTTGTATAATCCTTATCTAATTCTCCATAACTTTCGTTTTCATTATTGCTAACAATCGTTGCTGTACCTGCACTTTCATTAAACCAAATTTCATATTCAACTAATCTTTCAGGCATATTTTTATCAAAAGTATAAAACAAAGTCGCTTCTACATCTGGTTTTCTAGCCATATCAACAACTTTATTATCCCATTTGATTTGTTCGAATGCTTTCTTTAACAACTCGATTGATTCGTTATCAGATATCATTACAACTTCTTCGTAATTTCCTTCTATATCAACCTTTTGAACATCTACTCTTGTTAATTCCCCTTTTTCTTGTCCAGAACAAGCAGTTAACAACAAAAACATAAAAAGAAAAGCAATACTTATATTTTTTTTCATAATGCACCTCGAACTAAACTCTCTTTTTTGTATAATAAGCGAGTACAAAAGGGATTACGGGAAAAAGAGCCAGCAGTCTATACCAATTCTCTGCACCGCCAAAATATAATGACGGTAAAATAAGTAAAATACCACTGCATATTAAAACTTTCCAAGATTTTTTCCATAAACCCAATATTAATAATAAGAATGAAGCAACAATTAAAAACCAAAAAATGAAGCCCACCCAATAGAAACTCATTTGTACTCCCCCTCTATATTTCTAATAATTTATATTCTGGAAGAAAATACAAATTCCTTCTTCAACTAAATTGCACCGTTAGTTTAAGTGAAATCCATCACAATTTTTATGCTGCATTTTAACATATAACTCCAATTACATTGAAAAGTTACACAACAATCTGGCCCTTTACGTCAATAAGAAGAGACGACACTTTGCTACTCAATCGCCCCCTTAAATAGAAAATCACACTACGAATAAGGTTTATTACTGTTGCATTTAAGTGCATCTTTTTGCTGGAAAACATTCAATAAATAAAATAATATATTATAAAATAGCTGATGAAAAACAAAATAGAACCAACTAAAAATGGACTAATAATCAAATAGGTTTCTTCACGCTTGGGTTGATAACTTCCTGCTATCGCCCCGAAAACAGAGTATTCAGAGTAGTTAGATAAGAAATCCCCTGAAGAACTTATTAAAAAAGCAATAAAAATGAATAAACAGGAACCGAAGAACATTGTTTCTGGAAAACGCGTATCCCAAATAACTATTGTCCCAGTAATTAATAAAGACTCAATTACTAGTGTTACTAAGACAAAAAAAATGTACTTCTTCAATACTACACCCCCGTTATTATCGTATTATCTAAAATACGTAATTCAGGTGTAAGAAGTTTCAATTTTCTAACATTTTCAAAAAGATGTATTCAACAATCCTGCCAGATTGCTTAATACCAATAATTTCAAAATTAGGTGATTAACTCAATCTTTTATTCCATTAAAAAGGACACTTACCTTATTACAGATAAGCGCCCGATTGCTGAAGATCATTACAAAGCCTTATTGAACAAAAGCACCCGTTAGCCATCCATGCAGCGCAAAACCGACGCTGCACCACAGAGAATGAAAATGGGGTTCGGGGCCCATAATGTTTAATGGCTGGCGAAGAAGTTCGTTGAACTATGGTGCCTTTGAGCCCATCCGTTAGTCTGACTCCGACGGTGGGAGTATTACTTATATCCATAAACCATTGATATATAAGGGTTTATGAGCATATCTGTAAATAATAATGCAAAATTTATGCAAAAAGTTCATGGAGCTCTTACTTAGAATATTTTAGCAACCTCAACCAATAATTTCATTCCTAATGGGACCATTTGGACAATGATATACCCCATTCCAGCATTAGTAATTAAACCTAAACCTTTTTCTTTATTTCCAATCATCTATACGATACCTCCACACATCATAACGATTAGACCTATAGGATAAGATAACCCTTGAATCAAATCCACAATAGGATCAAATGCACTTACTGTTTTCTCTGTGATTATTCCTGCATCCTAGCCAGCAGCTGCAGGTTTTGCCATTAACAAAGGATACATTGACATTCTTACCAAAGGAGCAAAAGCAAGTTAATCGCACTGAATCAGAGCAAAGAAGAATATCAAAAAAAAAGTAACCTGCCATTACGGTGGGTTTTTTATTTTTTATTTTATAAGAAAATATTTTTTATGATAATAAAACCCTTTGATTTGATAAAGTGCAATCTTTAACTGATTGAAAAATGGTTAAGAAAATGTAAATAAAAAATAAATTCTGATAAATTATTACTTTATTAAACATTTATTTACAATATTATGGTATTATTGTCACGAAAGTAAAAAAATGGGAGATGAGGTAATGGAATGAAAAGGTTTACCAAAGTTTTGCTGGCACTTGTTTTTGTTTTAGGTGCGTTCTTGCCATTTGCAGGTGGAAAGAGTGCTAGTGCTACAGGTGAAGAGAAGTATATTGTATCTAGTCCTGCGGTAACTAAGAAGACTGAGAGTGTTTATCTTAAAACGAATCAGAATGGTTCACAGACACAGATAAGCGCTAAAGAATTTGAGGTATTGAAAAAAGAAGTAAAAAGTCAGTACAATAAAAATCAGAAGGAAGTCATTTACAATACAGGTAGCAAGAACTTCACTAGCAAGAATGACATTAAGCCAAATGCTCCAGTAAATGTGATTTAAAACAGTGCATGACACTATATTTGATGCCACAAAATCAACAATAACTATGACATCTACGATACAGTCGATAACTGGGACAAAGCCTGTTATCATGCTATTAGGAAGGGATTTATACAACGGTAAAACAGTAGATGGCGCATACTCTAGAATGGTCGGTTTTGATGTAGAATGGACAGGTGCAGAGATTTTTGCAGGTCAAAAAGCAACTAAAGTCTATACAACTACATCTACGAACTTTTGGATATCAACATATAATACTAGTGTAGGTTGGACAGGTTCTTACCCATCGACTAGTCAAGGACAAACAGTAGATGTATTAGCGAATAAAAAGGCGGCAGTATATCCTGTAATCCGTAACACCCATAATAATACTTACATGTGGAAACCATCGATAGCTAATATGGCAGTAGTTCCTGTTGAATTAAGAACCAAGAGAGACTATGCTCTACCTAGCAAGTATAAAACGTGGTACATTAGAAATTATGGAGACCCAAAATGGGATTGGACAACCTTGCAAATACACCATGAGTTACCACTGAAATATGGTGGAAATAATACGATGGGCAACTTGTTTCCATTACCTACGACAATTCATCAAAAAACAGTGACTCCTTGGTGGGCTTCATATTAATAAAGTTACGGAGGGATAAACTGAATTGAGTCATTTCGTGAAAAATACCCTAACTGGTCTCAAAGAATTGCTGAATGATAAGGGGCAGTTAAAAATTTCATATGAAGGTCAAGTTTATGATGTCGCTTGTTCTTTCAACTCTCCAACCAATTTAAAAGAAGTTGAAATCTTTGAAAAAGAGAACAACATCAAACTTCCTGAGGACTACAAGGCATTCTTAACACTCCATAATGGTGCAAGAATTTATCAGTTTATTGATGAAGACGGACAAAAAATAGGCGGGGGCCTTAAAATCTTTAGTTTAGATGAAATAAAGGAATTACAAGAAATTGAGATGTATAATGAATTGGGGATTCCCATTGCACACCTATTGGAAGATTGCTATTTATATTTAGATATAGATAAGCTAAAGAATGGAAATCCAAATTACCTTAACATCTTGGAGTTTGTAGACCTTTCACCTTTGAATCTTAACTTTGAAACTTTCTTAGACCGATACATTATTTCAAAAGGTGAAATATTTTGGTCATAGAACATTTACACAGCAGAGAATTATTATAGTACAGGATAACAAAAATAAGAGCGACTGCCTAATCAGCGGACGCTCTTATTTTTGTTATGTATTTACTAATCCATTCTGAAATCAGATAGATAAAAAGATTATTTATTACCTATGACTGAAAGTACATCTATTAAATCATCAAATTGATAGGCAATAGTAGCAGTACTTACAGCTATAACTACTAAAGAAATCATTTTGACTAATTCAATTGTGGATTTATCAAGATTTGGTTTCATAACTATCTTCCTTTAAATGTATTTTTCAAAAGAATAACAGAAGGTTGGAGCTCTAGCAACTTATCGCTAGAGCTCCTTTTATAATATCTTACTAGTTTAAATCCAAAAGCTGAACAATATCAGAAATTTCATCAAGATAGAGATCATATTAGAAATTAGTGGTAAAAGCATTTTGGAGGATATAAAATGTTAATTATCAAGATTAAACCATATATTGAATTATCTTCCTACAGTAGGGAAGAAGTAAGAAAGTTAATGGGGGTTTCTAATAATACAATTTCTTTATGGTGTTCCGGTAAATCTAGGCCTACATTAGAAGATGCTTTTAAATTGTCCAGATTGTTGGGAGTTTCGGTTGAAGATCTTTACGATTACAGGGAAAAACATGAAGAGTAAGATTGCAGGATATGTCATATGGGGAATTTTCTTTTTAGCTGCTGTATTTATTGCCAAAGACTTTTTCAATGCAGAGACTGTAA
Proteins encoded in this region:
- a CDS encoding S8 family peptidase, which gives rise to MFGYSMVQTVRSHSHKLDKSLREKVLNLYKPFKWTPCFLHNILEGYIKKNKKMSVIIEFEKDCFEEGCSEVDHIFTNQRRCQIRNQFSVISCCSAEITPSVLDELLTSCNHVKKIYLNREVRALLDVAVPSANAKNVIRNGTTITGEGITIAIIDTGIYPHQDLSGRITGFVDLINQKTEPYDDNGHGTHCAGDAAADGSASSGVYSGPALKANVIGVKVLDKLGSGSLETVMQGVQWCIDYNEQNPDRKIHIISMSLGAAAQQYNNENDDPMVQIVEAAWAKGIVVCVAAGNEGPEGQTIASPGISDQVITVGALDDRDSAESRTDDDVASFSSRGPTIYGNVKPDILAPGVNIVSLRSPNSYLDKLQKSNRVGSQYFVLSGTSMATPICAGIAALILQNNPNLTPQEVKSLLKNGADLWKDRDPNVYGAGYINAENAIL
- a CDS encoding SMI1/KNR4 family protein, translated to MSHFVKNTLTGLKELLNDKGQLKISYEGQVYDVACSFNSPTNLKEVEIFEKENNIKLPEDYKAFLTLHNGARIYQFIDEDGQKIGGGLKIFSLDEIKELQEIEMYNELGIPIAHLLEDCYLYLDIDKLKNGNPNYLNILEFVDLSPLNLNFETFLDRYIISKGEIFWS
- a CDS encoding YsnF/AvaK domain-containing protein; this encodes MGKYITIGAIIGSIIGWITGFTVVTGIVLGAIVGGIIYTMKEKRNIDGPSEKTNENKEKKLQLREEQLDIKKERVQTGEIKIHKEVVEEQKTFTVPIKREEMVIEAGNEEELRIPLKEEEVEINKHPVQVNEVSVTKRQIEEMKQIKKKVKKETAHVDVAGQADVIKKPLSETKD
- a CDS encoding CHRD domain-containing protein; this translates as MLKFFKARLKGENEVPPVETNAFGFAKFAANKQRTKIKFALEVENIENFVQAHIHFGERGKNGPVVVFLFGADLETLEEQNGITTRRGVVTGIITDDDIVENDEGIETVEDLLKFMEQELTYANAHTEQNPSGEIRGQIVPI
- a CDS encoding DUF3189 family protein; translated protein: MIYIYNDFGGTHTTALAAAYHLKQLPQSERTLTSEEILNVKYFNQLTKEDFGKIIFHGNDEDGNSVYTIGRKRNKLVVPALKELTFLLQNKFHINEKIVFSNTSPTVPILMSLGGFFSRGLKIDFIGVPLLVKGAKQCCDNVYRLVENTKHVGKTPFNETVIILENEMFK
- a CDS encoding YsnF/AvaK domain-containing protein, which produces MGFFDFFKEGETRKKVREVDRNADTEFAAEDIHVNLREEELDIDKHRVETGDVTLHKDIVEEEQSVNVPVFHDQVVIKQRAVDHEPTDEPIKEEEMVHIPVTEEKIDVEKHTVVTGEVSAHKRSVQETEQVHDVLRKEVADVESHGNTDIIKED
- a CDS encoding HNH endonuclease signature motif containing protein, with protein sequence MHDTIFDATKSTITMTSTIQSITGTKPVIMLLGRDLYNGKTVDGAYSRMVGFDVEWTGAEIFAGQKATKVYTTTSTNFWISTYNTSVGWTGSYPSTSQGQTVDVLANKKAAVYPVIRNTHNNTYMWKPSIANMAVVPVELRTKRDYALPSKYKTWYIRNYGDPKWDWTTLQIHHELPLKYGGNNTMGNLFPLPTTIHQKTVTPWWASY
- a CDS encoding helix-turn-helix transcriptional regulator, which produces MLIIKIKPYIELSSYSREEVRKLMGVSNNTISLWCSGKSRPTLEDAFKLSRLLGVSVEDLYDYREKHEE